The Candidatus Neomarinimicrobiota bacterium region ACGGAAGCCATCCGGAGTCAACAACCGGGCGAGATGAAGCCAGTTCGCCGCCAATCGCCTTGGCGAGTTCGGTTGCCATGGGAATATTTTCTTCCTTTCCAATGCCACGACCGATGGAAACAATGATATCTGCACTGGTTAAATCAAGACCACCTACCTCTTCTTGGAAAGGACTTTCTGAAAATGCTGTTACGTCATCTTTTGAAAGAGAAATATCCATTGACCTGACTAATGCACTACCGGGAGTTACATCGTCCAATGAAAAAGCAGCCGACTGGAAACTAACAATATACTGGGACGAGATTGAGGTTACATCAGCAATAAGTTTGGCATTAAAAACCTGTTTTGTAAAAATGGCACTACCACTTTCCTCGCGAACAGAAATGTTATCTGACAGAAAAGGAATTCCAAGTTTTGCACTCACGCGAGGCATGAAATCTCGTACCTGATACGAATGTCCGGCTACGATAATCTGTGGTGACTCTGCATCAATAACTTTAGCTAATGCGGAGGAATACCCATCCGCAGAGTACATTTTTAACTGATCATTAGAAATGGTAATAACATCATTGAGATTCATTTTGGAAGCTTCAACACCAAGCGAATCGCATCCATCGCCAATCGCAACAGCGCCAAAACTGAGACCGAGTTTTTTTGCCAAAGACTGACCCGCTGCTACCGCTTCAAGACTTATTCTGTGGATATTGCCATTGTTATTTTCAAGATAAATCAAGATATCCATTATAGAACCCTCAATTCTGATTTTAGCACTTCCATTATCCTATCTACTGCCTGATCCGCTGTGCCTTCTATCATTTCAGTTTGTTTTGATGCTTGAGGCACGCGGAAATTTGCTAAAGACTGCTTTGCCGATGTCCCGTTTAATTCGGATTTTTCAATCAATTTAATTTCCTTCTTCTTCGCTCCCATGATGCCTTTTAGTGAAGGATATCGTGGCTGGTTCAATCCGGACTGAATCGAAAGACTTGCTGGAATCGGTAGAGTTACCCACTGAAACCAACCGGATTCAAGCTCGCGCTTTACCCGAATACTGCCGTCTGAAACTTCGGTTGCCATGACCAAAGTCGCCGTTGACATTCCTAACATTTCACCAATGAGAACACCTATTTGGCCGAAACCAAGATCATCAGATTGGAGGCCAGACAAGACCAGATCAAAATCTTCAGACTTCAAAGATTCTGAAAGCAATGCAGCTGTCACAAGCGGATCGGAGTCTCCATTATCTTCTTCCTTGATATGCATCCCATAGTCTGCACCTTTTGCAAGTGCTTCGCGGATTATTTTTTGAACCCGATCTGGACCCATGCAAATGGCAACCACCTCTCCGCCACCAGATTTTTCTTTTATTTGCATAGCTTCTTCCAAAGCGTATGAATCACTTTCATTCATTTCGAAAGCAACTGTGCCTTCGTCAATCCAATTTGATTCCGCGTTTACCTGAAGTGGAGAATCGGACCCCGGAACTTGTTTAATTAATACTGCTATTTTCATTTTTCTCTTTCATGGAATTTTAATGCCTAAATCGATGGTTAAAAATAAACATATGCTATTCGGAAAACTAAATAATAGATGAGCTCAGCATTTACAAATTCATCCAAACAGGTACATTATTGGCAAGCCCAAATACTGGGATTATAACAAAATATATAAGCAAAACAATGACAACAATAGCTAGAAAATTTAACCCAAACCCACATTTCGCCATTTCTGGGATTGACACATGACCACTCGCAAGAATGCTAGCATTAGGGCCCGTTCCGGATGGAAGCATAAATGCACAGGATGCAGCAATGGTGGCAGGCACCATTAATAAAAACGGATGAAACCCACCTGCTTTTGATAATCCCGCCAAGATGGGTAAAAAGACAGCAGCAGTTGCGGCGTTTGAATTGATTTCCGTTAGGAAGACCATACAAGCAACTATGATTAGGATAACCACAAATATAGGTATTCCTGTTAAATCGAGACTATTTCCAATCCAAGAAACCAATCCTGATTCCCGGAATGCTGACGCAATAGCAAGCCCTCCACCGATGAGCATTGGAATTCCCCATGGTATAGATTGAGCGTCTTTCCATTCCAGTAGGCGTTTTTTGTGACCGGTTCCCTTCTTTGATCCTGTTGGTAAAATAAATAAAGCGAAAGCAGCCAAAAATGCAACAGTTGCATCCTTTGTATAGGATTCAACACCCAAGACATCAGACCATCCCGGAATGATCATATCGCCTATGATAAGATTCCTGCGAAAAATGAAACCAAGTGCATATAACACACTAATTAGTGCGACACGTTTTTCAGCAGTTGACATTCTACCAAGCGCTTTGTATTCATCATCAATAATTTTGTCTGAACCACTCAAGCCACCTTCAATACGAAAATATTTTATCAGATAAAACCAAGCAATCGGCAGGAAAACAATTACAAAGGGAATGCCAATTTTCATCCAATCCAAAAAGACGACTTCCGGAGAATCAGGGAAAATTTCTTTCATTGTGCTAACAAACTGGAGATTCGGAGGAGTCCCAACCAGCGTACCTGTTCCGCCAATACTTGCTGAATACGCGATGGCTAACATGAGTCCCGCGCTAAACCCTGGATCGGAAGAACCGTGTGTTTTTTCATGTTGAATAATTGCAAGCCCAATGGGGAGCATCATAAGGGTAGTAGAATTATTGGATGTCCACATTGATAGCAACGCTGTTGCTATCATAAAACTGAGAACAATTCTCTGACGACTGGTTCCAATCAATTTAATTGTTCCAAGTGCAATCCTCTTGTGCAATTGATTGGCTTCTATCGCTCTCGCCACAAAAAATGCACCTAATATAAGTAAGACAATATGATGCCCATATGCCCCGGCAATATCTTTTGCATTTAGAATTCCGAGTAAAGGGAACAATGCAATTGGAATGAAGGCTGTCGCAAAAATTGGGATAGCTTCCGTGATCCAAAAAATAGCCATCAATGCAGATACTGCCGCTGCCCTCATCCCGTTTGGATCCATCCCTTGAGGTGGAGGAAGCAAAAGAAGCAGAGCAAAAACTGATATACCAATGATTAGACCGAGTTTATTTCTCATAGCTTTGAATTGCATATTGGCATTAAAAACATAAAAGAATTTCTTGAATTTTATCCTAAAATGTCAAAACTTATGTTTACCATGGATTTCATGATTGATACTGTACTGCCAAATGGCTTATTTATTTTTGGCACATTAATCCTATTATGGAGTATAAAACGTTGGCTTGAGCGACGGGACTGGAAATAATTTTACCTAAAAATGACCCATTAAAAAAAATGATTGTCCAAGTCAAGTATCTTAACCTATTTTCACTAGTTCTAAGACGTTCCTGCTTGCAGATGCTCGCAGGCTTAACACTAACCATAAACGGAGGAAATCCAACATGAGAAAACAATTGCTAACAGGTATTACTCTAGCACTCGTGCTGTCTGCTTCATTGCCGGCAGAATCAATTCAAGGGAATTTTGACTTGAATTACGTAACTGTTCACTACACATACGAAGTTCGTGACTCATCTAGTGCTGACGACTCACTTGCTACTTACGCCATAACAGCATCGTGGCCAAGCTCAGCAAGTCCGATGTACACGCACACTTTAAAAGGTTTTTCGGTTGGAGACACTATTGCAACTACTTTAGTTCCTTTAGTAACTCCCGAATTATTAGCTGCTTTTGGTTACATTTTAACCGGTGATCCTACCGCGCCAGGTGTAGCTCTGAATATTGATATGAACGACAATGGAAGATTTACTATCAATGATGGGAGTACATATCCAACAACATCAACCATTAATTGTTCAACCGCTGCGGTTATTCCAAACGTTGCTGAATTTGGAACTTGGTTAAGCACCCAGGGCTTTACAGATCCAACTGATTCTAAAGCCTATAAAATGGGGTGGGGTATTACTCTTTCCGGGATTTTTGCTCAATTTCAACCTGCGGATCTAATTAATGATACTTTAGGTGTTCAATTTGGACCAGGTACTGCGATGGAAAACTGGGGAATGTTAACGGCTCACTATAGTGATGATGCCCATACACAACTTAGTTGGCTTGATGTTTATTGGGAAGCACACGACGGCGTCAGTAGTGGTTTGGGTGTAGATAGTGAAGGGAAATTTAACGGACATACTGGGGTTCCTGTTGTTTCTGTAGATACAACAACTATCCCATATATTGCTTCATTAAACCCTGCCATAAATGTATCAACAGATTACGGTATGCTTGGTGGTCCAGGTATTAAAACGGATTCAGTAGGTGCGACAGGAGATACAGTCTATACAGGCGTTTTCCCTGCCAATCATGGATACCTGTTCGATCCTATGGGTGATGATGGGATTCCATTTTCCGGCGATGAAGCATTGCAATTTACGGGATATTATTTTACTAAAAATTTCCTGACAGCTGCCGGTACGTTCGGAGCGGTCGCAACACCTATTATCACTGCAAATCCCCTTGACTTTGATAGCGCTTTTACCGCTGCAGCAACTGCAATAGCCTATACTTTTGCAGCAACAGCTGCAGATAGTGCTGCCGCACCTACAATTGGTGCAGGTGTTGGTGCCGCAATGACTGCATCGGTCGCCGCTGATTTGAGTAATTTGGGTGCCATTTCAGCATCTGGACCAACACAATCGCTCGGTGGCCTTGCAAGTGCTTTAGCAAGTGGCGCCTTCAGCGTGAATGTAAATGACTCTGATCATGATATGCTCTTAGATGGTACCACAGCAAATGGCAGATTGATTTACGAGGTTGACAATGTTTGTATTCCAGATAATACTACTCAACGAGTTAATCCTCATTTCCTATATACTGGAGTTATGAGTGTGGATCGTGATGCGCCTATTGCAAGCGAGTTTAAGCTCTTGGGTAATTATCCAAATCCATTCAATCCAGTTACCAAAATCAAATTCGCGCTTGATAGATTCTCAGATGTAACAGTGAAAATCTATTCACTCCTTGGTGAAGAAGTTGCCACACTCTATCAAGGCAATCTGGTAGCCGGTACATACGATGTAAAATGGTCTGGTAAAGACAATCAGGGATACAGCGTCCCAAGTGGTGTGTATTTTTATGAAGTAAAATCTGATAATCGCACTGCACAGGGCAAAATGTTGTTGCTTAAATAAATAAACTAAATAAAATCAACAAAATAAAAAGAACAGCTTCGTTAAAAGAAACGGGGCTGTTCTTTTTTAATAAACTATGAATATCAGAAGATTATTTTTTATATGCTTGGTAACAACAATTGCAATGGCGCAAAAAGGCACCATTTCGGGATCTATAAACGATGCTAACAATGGCGATCCTTTATTAGGTGCAAATGTAATTATAAAAGAAACGTCACAGGGCGCATCTACAGATACCGACGGACACTTTACAATCTCGAGGGTGAACCCGGGCAATTATACTTTAATTGTTACTTATATCGGTTATCAAACATTAAAAAATAAATTGGATCTGGGCGATGGAGAGACCATAAATGTTGAATTAACCCTTGAACCTGAAGCCATTCAGATGGAAACTTACGTCGTTACGGCATCAAGGAGACGAGAACGTGTTGAGGATGCTCCGGCAGCAATTTCGGTTATTTCCAAAAAAGAGATCCGACGAGAAAGCAATACAAATCTTGGCAGTTATTTAAAGGGAGTTAAAGGCATTGATTTCACCCAGTCCGGAATTGACAGTTACAATATGACTGCCAGAGGATTTAATTCTTCATTCAGCTCTCGACTACTGACCCTAACAGATGGCCGAATGGCCAATGTGCCCTCACTAAGACTTACGGCTTACAATGTTATTCCGGTATCCTTTGAAGATGTTGAACAAATTGAGGTTGTTTTAGGTCCTTCTTCTGCCCTTTATGGTCCAAATGCACACAGTGGTGTGTTGAACATTGTTACTAGCTCTCCCATCAGAACCCAAGGAACGAGCATCAATATCCAAGGAGGTTGGATGGATCAAACAGATGCTGACTTATTAAAAAAGATCACCTTTAGAACCGCTCATAAGGTAGGCAATTTTGGCTTTAAAATTTCAGGCGTTGCTTTGGCTGGGAAAGATTGGGTTCATTTTAATGAGGACGAATGGGAAGGGCATGATCCTGTATTTATCGGCCGCCCAAATTTAAAACATGATCGCTTGGACAGAGGTGGAATTCCAGGCGAAAATGGAAACCAAATGTTTACTTATGAAATGATCAATGAAGTGGATGATGCTGATGAATCCTGGGTTGGTTTCCTTTGGGGAGACAAGATCGCTACTGCAGGTGGTGAAGCTGGTTCACCCTTAATTACTCAAGAGATGGTTGATAAAGCTGCATCTGATGCGTTTAATCGTTTTACCTTAGATAACAGAATAACGCTTTGGTTTGTCACAGCAGATAAAATTGGTAAAACCTATGCTGATGGTATCGATAATAATGGCGATGGAGCAATTGATGAAGGTATTGATTTAGGTATCGATGATGAATCTGAAGCCTGGTATGATGGTGTCGATAATGATGGAGATGGAGAAATAGACGAAGCAGATGAAATAGGTTCTTCTTGGCTTGATAGATTCGGTAGCTATTATCAAGGAACTGATGCATCAACCCATAAATTTGGTTTTGGTGATTATAAATATGATTCTGAAGGCAACCTAATTTTTGACACAAATGATAACGGT contains the following coding sequences:
- a CDS encoding electron transfer flavoprotein subunit beta/FixA family protein, producing the protein MKIAVLIKQVPGSDSPLQVNAESNWIDEGTVAFEMNESDSYALEEAMQIKEKSGGGEVVAICMGPDRVQKIIREALAKGADYGMHIKEEDNGDSDPLVTAALLSESLKSEDFDLVLSGLQSDDLGFGQIGVLIGEMLGMSTATLVMATEVSDGSIRVKRELESGWFQWVTLPIPASLSIQSGLNQPRYPSLKGIMGAKKKEIKLIEKSELNGTSAKQSLANFRVPQASKQTEMIEGTADQAVDRIMEVLKSELRVL
- a CDS encoding electron transfer flavoprotein subunit alpha/FixB family protein, with protein sequence MDILIYLENNNGNIHRISLEAVAAGQSLAKKLGLSFGAVAIGDGCDSLGVEASKMNLNDVITISNDQLKMYSADGYSSALAKVIDAESPQIIVAGHSYQVRDFMPRVSAKLGIPFLSDNISVREESGSAIFTKQVFNAKLIADVTSISSQYIVSFQSAAFSLDDVTPGSALVRSMDISLSKDDVTAFSESPFQEEVGGLDLTSADIIVSIGRGIGKEENIPMATELAKAIGGELASSRPVVDSGWLPSIHQVGSSGQSVAPKVYLALGISGAIQHVVGMKGSKNIIAINKDTDAPIFEISDYGVVGDILEIIPKLTKALQT
- a CDS encoding DASS family sodium-coupled anion symporter produces the protein MRNKLGLIIGISVFALLLLLPPPQGMDPNGMRAAAVSALMAIFWITEAIPIFATAFIPIALFPLLGILNAKDIAGAYGHHIVLLILGAFFVARAIEANQLHKRIALGTIKLIGTSRQRIVLSFMIATALLSMWTSNNSTTLMMLPIGLAIIQHEKTHGSSDPGFSAGLMLAIAYSASIGGTGTLVGTPPNLQFVSTMKEIFPDSPEVVFLDWMKIGIPFVIVFLPIAWFYLIKYFRIEGGLSGSDKIIDDEYKALGRMSTAEKRVALISVLYALGFIFRRNLIIGDMIIPGWSDVLGVESYTKDATVAFLAAFALFILPTGSKKGTGHKKRLLEWKDAQSIPWGIPMLIGGGLAIASAFRESGLVSWIGNSLDLTGIPIFVVILIIVACMVFLTEINSNAATAAVFLPILAGLSKAGGFHPFLLMVPATIAASCAFMLPSGTGPNASILASGHVSIPEMAKCGFGLNFLAIVVIVLLIYFVIIPVFGLANNVPVWMNL
- a CDS encoding T9SS type A sorting domain-containing protein, which produces MRKQLLTGITLALVLSASLPAESIQGNFDLNYVTVHYTYEVRDSSSADDSLATYAITASWPSSASPMYTHTLKGFSVGDTIATTLVPLVTPELLAAFGYILTGDPTAPGVALNIDMNDNGRFTINDGSTYPTTSTINCSTAAVIPNVAEFGTWLSTQGFTDPTDSKAYKMGWGITLSGIFAQFQPADLINDTLGVQFGPGTAMENWGMLTAHYSDDAHTQLSWLDVYWEAHDGVSSGLGVDSEGKFNGHTGVPVVSVDTTTIPYIASLNPAINVSTDYGMLGGPGIKTDSVGATGDTVYTGVFPANHGYLFDPMGDDGIPFSGDEALQFTGYYFTKNFLTAAGTFGAVATPIITANPLDFDSAFTAAATAIAYTFAATAADSAAAPTIGAGVGAAMTASVAADLSNLGAISASGPTQSLGGLASALASGAFSVNVNDSDHDMLLDGTTANGRLIYEVDNVCIPDNTTQRVNPHFLYTGVMSVDRDAPIASEFKLLGNYPNPFNPVTKIKFALDRFSDVTVKIYSLLGEEVATLYQGNLVAGTYDVKWSGKDNQGYSVPSGVYFYEVKSDNRTAQGKMLLLK